From the genome of Oscillospiraceae bacterium:
AAGACCGGCAAGCGCCATTTTGTCATTATGGTGGCAGAGGGCATCGGCGGCACTAATGAGATTGCAAAGAAAATACAGGAAACAACCGGCATCGAGACCCGCGCAACTATTTTGGGTCATGTGCAGCGTGGTGGTTCCCCGACTCTCCGCGACCGTGTTATCGCCAGCGCAATGGGTTACCATGCAGTAGACCTGTTGGAGAACGGCCACAGCAACCGTGTTGTTGTGCTGCGCGGCGGCAAGGTAGTTGACCTTGATATTACTGAGGCGCTGAATATGAAGCGTGTCTTTAATAAAGAACTGTATGATATTGCATTGACCATTTCCATTTAATTTTCTGTACAGCAAACGGCGCCAAAGGTATTTTGCCTTTGGCGCCGTTTTTTACGAGAGTCCAGCCACGGTTTGCTGCATTTCTTCAAAAGAAGTTGGGTCAGCTTCACAAATCTTGTGCTGTACAGAGGTCGGCTGCGAGTAAAAATATTCATAGCTAGTGGTGTCCTGGTCGAGCAAATCAGAAAGGCACAGGTGCTGGCCTTTTCCGGGAGCAGGGGAGCTATTCATCTGCATCGTCTCCGATTCGCTGCACCAAAGCACGCATTTCATTTTTTGAGCCGACTTCCCGTACTTGCTGTAGTACGGCCTGCCTTTCGACAGCGGTCATATTAGAAAAGTGCTGTGCTGCTTTGTCGTTTTCAAAAAGCGCCATGCCAAACCCCATTGGCAGTTCTCTAAGCGGTTCCACTTTCATTCCTCATTCCTGCAAAAATTTTGTTTTTTCAGCTGAAACCGAGCACTTTTGCTAGTATGTGCAGCCGCGGCGGCAATATCATAGCGGCGCGCACGCCAAAATTTTCAGCTTCTGTTTTTTGCATAAAAATTTACTGTCAGATTGGTAGTACGCACCAAAGCGGGCATACTACCTGCTGAAATGAGGTGCAGCTATGTCATACGTAAATCCGAAACTGGAAAAACAATTTGAGTCTTTGTCAATCGACCTAAAGAATGAAATCCTTGCCCGCAATGTCACCATCAACAGTATGTCCGACCTAATGGCTGTCTTGCAGCAGATTGTCGATGAGGGAAATTCGTAAAAAGAGAGAATATTTCTTTCGCGAAAAAGCTTTCTAAAAACTTATAATCTCAGAAAAAGGCCCGCAGAAGAATATTCTGCAGGCCTTTTTCTATATGAATTTTATCTTTTAAATCAATCAAAAATATTGCCGGGGCTGAGAATGTCATTGGGGTCAAACAGGTTTTTAATGCCTTTCATCAGCTCAATCTGACGCGGCGGGAACTGCAGCGGCATGTGCTTTTTGCGGGTCTTGCCGGTGCCATGTTCCGCGGTGACGGTGCCACCGTTTTTGATAGCAGCTTTATAAATGGATTCTTTCAGCTCTTCATAGTTGTCAGGCAGTTTGCCGCCTTCGCCGAGGATAAAGTTGTGGATATTGCCGTCACCGATATGTCCCAGGGAAACCACTTCACGGTGGTATTTATCGGCAAGGTCGTGTACTTCGTCAAAAAAGTGCGGCAGTGTTGACGGCGGCACGGCGACATCCATAATATCGGCGACCTTGTCTTTAAACGGCACATAGGCGTTGCTGCGCACCTCAAGAATGCGGCGCTGCTCACGTTCGCCGTCGGCGACAACGCTGTCAATAGCGTGATGCTTTTCACAGATGTCGACAATCTTTTCTACATTCGAGTACAGAAGGTCTTCTGTAGGTTCTTCTACAATGAACATCAGGTCAACAGAACCCTTTGTGCAGGGCCAGGTGGTACCCAGTTGTTTGGCCGCCTTTACAGAGATGATGCGGTCCATGTATTCGATTGCCAGCGGCGTAATGCCGTCCTGCAGGATATCTGGTACAGCAGCGGTTGCGTCGTCGTAGTTGTTGAAAGAAACCAGCAGCGTGCCGCTGAATTTGTTTTTGGCGTACAGGCGCAGCGTGACCTTAGTGATAATGCCCAGGGTACCCTCGCTGCCAATCATCAGATTCATCAGGTCAAGCCCCATGTTGTTTTTCAGCAGCTTGCCGCCAAAAGTGACAATCTCGCCGGTAGGCAGTACGACCTCAAGAGCCTTTACATGGTTGCGCATAATGCCATGCTTTACAGCACGGGTGCCGCCGGCATTTTCAGCGACCATGCCGCCCACTTGGGCGCCCTCGTCGCCCGGGTGCACCGGGAAAAACAGCCGACCTTGTTTCTTCAGGGTTTCCATCAGCTGGCTCAGGGTAACGCCAGATTCCACAGTGATCATCAGGTCTTTTTCGTCCAGTTCAATCACTTTATTCAGCCGCTCCAAAGAAAGGATGATGCTGGGCTGCGTGGGAATCGCGCCGGCGACCACGTTGGTTGCGCCGCCGCGTACGGTAATCGGCAGCAGAACACGGTTTGCGTACTTTACAATCTGCGAAATTTCCTCAGGCGTGGCCGGCTTTACCACTACGCAGGCAGGGTTGGCTTTGGGGCGCAGCAGGGGCTCGGTTTCGTCATAAAGATATCCGGTAGTAATATCGGGGTCGCAGGTGCAGCTGTCGGTGCCGACAATTTTCCGCAGGTCCTCTACTACCTTTTCCGGTGTGTTCGTCAGAAGTTCCGTATTCATTATTTTTACTCTCCTTTTTCTTACTCGATGGTCACTGGTGTAAAAAAATATAAAAAAAGATTACCTCTCGCATGGGGCGAGAAGTAATCCGCGGTACCACCCATATTTATCACTTGGTATGCGGGGTAACGGCCGCTGCCGGCTGGGCTTATTAGGCACAAAGTGCTGTTTGGTCCGCAACTCGGGGGTGATCTTTTGGCTGACTCTGTCTGTGGGTTTTCATCGTTCCCACTCTCTGCTAGGCGCGGTGCAGCTTACTTTTCCCTGTCACTGTTTTTGTTGTTTTTAATTTGGCACAATTATATAGCAGAGATCTTTTCGTTGTCAATGTGATAAAGCAACAAAATAAATATTTTGTATGAAGCACTATAATTTTTAGATAATTTTGAATAAATTAGTACTTTATTTTCAACTAAAAACTTTTTCTGCTTTTATTCGCCAAAGAAAGGCAGGACCATTTCGCAGCCCTGCGACTGCTAAGAAAGGCTGCAGATACGTAAAAACTGATACAAAAAAATAGAAATGAACTTTCAAATTTTTTGTTTTACTTTTCTTCATATTTCCTTGACTATACCCCGCAAAGTATGCAATAATAATTTAGCAACAGTGCTTTTTCGACAAAAAGCACTGGACTTTCGTTTGCTTAAAAATAAATTTCTGAATTTCTGCAAAAATGGGCAGAAATTTCAGTTTGCTTTGTATGTAGAAAGAATGATAGTTACAAAATGAAAAAAGGAACAGTACACAGTACGCGCGCCTGGGTCATTTTGGTGGCTGTTTTGGCAGTGATTGTTTTCCTTTTGTCGGTTGTTATCAGCCGCAGTGTCCTGCAGAAACAGGAGGCGGCCCGCAAGGTCTCCGCCGGTGTGTCACACTTGCAGCAGATGGAAAAAACAAACACTGCCGGGGTTGAGTCACAGGTGGCAAATATGCACCAGACAGAAGAAGTGGGAAAGCTGACGACAGGCACGGGCTCTATCTGGAAGCAGTTTCGTGACTACGCCATTTTGGGGGATTCGCGTGCGGTCGATTTTTCACAGGACGGTTTTTTGGAGAGCAGCCGTGTCTTGGCGAAAATTGGGGTGCCGATTACCGATGTCAAAAACCATTTGGCAGCTCTGAAAGCGCTCAATCCTGCGCGTGTCTTTTTGATTTACGGGTTAAATGACATTGAGTCCGGCAACTGGAATACAACACAGGCCTACAATGAGGAACTCGGCAAAACCGTGTCGAGTATTAAGCAGGCATGCCCACGAGCAACAGTTTATGTAAACTCTATTCTGTTGGTGCAAGATCCGGCCTACCGGGAATCCAAGACCTATTACCGTATTCCAGAGTACAATGCCGCGATGAAGACCTACTGTGCTCAAAATAAAATTCCATATATCGACAATGACGCTGTCTGCAAAGCACACACCGACCAGTTTGAGCCGGACGGCATTCATTATAAACAGGGATTTTACGAGTATTGGGCGAAAAATATAATAACAGAGGTCATAAAAAATGAAAAAAGCTGAGCATTATGGAATCCCCGCGGCCATGGCGGTGTGTGTTGCTGTTTTGCTTGTCTTTTTGTTTGCCATACAGCGTTCTGGTAAGGTAAGCGGTGCGGCTGTAAAGACTGTTTCCGCGGCGGTCACAGCCGTAACAGACCAGTCACAGATGAAGCAGGGGAACAACAGCATGGTCAAGCGGCTTTACGGGCTCGACCCGAATGAGTACGAGGGCGTTTCGCTGTATTACCCGTCTTCAGCGGCTGCGGCAAATGAAGTCCTTGTTGTCAAGCTGAAAGACGTAAAACAACAGGAGGGTGTGAAGGCCGCTGTTGAGGCGCGGCGTGATTCCCAAACTAAAAATTTTAACGGCTACGGCGTTGGGCAGTACGAAATGCTCAAAGCCAGTGTGCTGGATGTTTCCGGAAATTACGTATTGTACGTTGTAAGCAAAAATCCAAAAGAGGCTGATGCTGCCTTTCAAAAAGCACTGTAGGGGGCAGAGTAAATCATGGGTTTCAGCAGTCTCTTTTTTTTGTTTGCTTTTTTGCCCCTGAGCCTTCTGCTCTATTACCTTGTACCCCAAAGAGCTAAAAATGCAGTTATCATGGTGATAAGCCTTGTGTTTTACGCATGGGGTACACCAAAGTATATTGTACTGCTGCTTTTCAGTATTTGCTTCAACTACTTTGCGGGGCTGGGCATTGCTGCTGGGAAAAAAGCGCAGAAAAGGCCACAGGCGCTCGCTTATATGGTGATTGCGGCGGTTGTCAATCTTTTGCTGCTTGGCTTTTTCAAATACGACGGCTTTCTGGTTGACAACCTCAATAAACTGTTTCATACTTCATTTGCACATACGACCCTGGCACTGCCGATCGGTATCTCTTTCTATACGTTTCAAGTGCTGTCTTACATTTTTGATGTGTACATGGAAAAAGCTCCGGTACAGAAAAACTTTATCGACTTTGCTGTTTATGTCAGCTTCTTTCCCAAGGTCACTTCCGGGCCAATTGTACAGTACCATGACATGGCAGACCAACTGACCCAAAGAAGCTGCAGTTTCGTGAAATTCGGCGAAGGCGCCAAACTGTTTATCATCGGTTTGGGAAAAAAGGTTCTGCTGGCTGACTGCCTGAACACCACCTTTACCGCTGTGTCGGCCCTGCCGTTGCAAAACGTTTCTGTCCTTTCGGCGTGGGTTGGCTGTATTACTTATACGCTGATTATTTATTTTGATTTTTCCGGCTATTCGGATATGGCCATCGGCCTTGCCAAGATGTTCGGCTTTGATTTTGACAAAAACTTTGATTATCCTTATATTTCGCAGAGCGTTACCGAATACTGGCGTCGGTGGCATATTTCCCTCGGCCGCTGGTTCCGTGACTATGTCTATATTCCGCTGGGCGGTAACCGAAACGGCCTCGCAAACAATATCCGCAACATCGTGATTGTCTGGCTGTTGACAGGGCTGTGGCACGGTGCCGCATGGAACTTTATCTTTTGGGGCGGCTTTTACGGCGTGCTGCTGCTGTTTGAAAAGTTTGTCATCAAGCAGTATCTGCCGAAGATTCCAGCGGCAGTGAAGCATATCTTTACAATGCTGATGGTGATGATCGGCTGGGTGTTTTTCTTTTCGCCC
Proteins encoded in this window:
- a CDS encoding GDSL-type esterase/lipase family protein, whose protein sequence is MKKGTVHSTRAWVILVAVLAVIVFLLSVVISRSVLQKQEAARKVSAGVSHLQQMEKTNTAGVESQVANMHQTEEVGKLTTGTGSIWKQFRDYAILGDSRAVDFSQDGFLESSRVLAKIGVPITDVKNHLAALKALNPARVFLIYGLNDIESGNWNTTQAYNEELGKTVSSIKQACPRATVYVNSILLVQDPAYRESKTYYRIPEYNAAMKTYCAQNKIPYIDNDAVCKAHTDQFEPDGIHYKQGFYEYWAKNIITEVIKNEKS
- a CDS encoding DUF4358 domain-containing protein yields the protein MKKAEHYGIPAAMAVCVAVLLVFLFAIQRSGKVSGAAVKTVSAAVTAVTDQSQMKQGNNSMVKRLYGLDPNEYEGVSLYYPSSAAAANEVLVVKLKDVKQQEGVKAAVEARRDSQTKNFNGYGVGQYEMLKASVLDVSGNYVLYVVSKNPKEADAAFQKAL
- a CDS encoding FAD-binding oxidoreductase, translated to MNTELLTNTPEKVVEDLRKIVGTDSCTCDPDITTGYLYDETEPLLRPKANPACVVVKPATPEEISQIVKYANRVLLPITVRGGATNVVAGAIPTQPSIILSLERLNKVIELDEKDLMITVESGVTLSQLMETLKKQGRLFFPVHPGDEGAQVGGMVAENAGGTRAVKHGIMRNHVKALEVVLPTGEIVTFGGKLLKNNMGLDLMNLMIGSEGTLGIITKVTLRLYAKNKFSGTLLVSFNNYDDATAAVPDILQDGITPLAIEYMDRIISVKAAKQLGTTWPCTKGSVDLMFIVEEPTEDLLYSNVEKIVDICEKHHAIDSVVADGEREQRRILEVRSNAYVPFKDKVADIMDVAVPPSTLPHFFDEVHDLADKYHREVVSLGHIGDGNIHNFILGEGGKLPDNYEELKESIYKAAIKNGGTVTAEHGTGKTRKKHMPLQFPPRQIELMKGIKNLFDPNDILSPGNIFD
- a CDS encoding MBOAT family protein, which codes for MGFSSLFFLFAFLPLSLLLYYLVPQRAKNAVIMVISLVFYAWGTPKYIVLLLFSICFNYFAGLGIAAGKKAQKRPQALAYMVIAAVVNLLLLGFFKYDGFLVDNLNKLFHTSFAHTTLALPIGISFYTFQVLSYIFDVYMEKAPVQKNFIDFAVYVSFFPKVTSGPIVQYHDMADQLTQRSCSFVKFGEGAKLFIIGLGKKVLLADCLNTTFTAVSALPLQNVSVLSAWVGCITYTLIIYFDFSGYSDMAIGLAKMFGFDFDKNFDYPYISQSVTEYWRRWHISLGRWFRDYVYIPLGGNRNGLANNIRNIVIVWLLTGLWHGAAWNFIFWGGFYGVLLLFEKFVIKQYLPKIPAAVKHIFTMLMVMIGWVFFFSPSLPFAFQWVGRMFGIGAGAAADSTGCYYLTQCLALIIVGAFGATPLAAKLSSNLSAVTRGNHRLVLRVVGCCVVLVLSIAYMVNSTYSTFLYFKF